The genomic region TTCTGAAAGTTATTATCATCCAATGTTTTTCTTATTTTTCCTATCCTGCCATCCATCATATCAGAAGGAGCAACTATATCGCATCCTGCTTTTGCTAAAACAAGTGCTTGCTTACATAATGCTGACACAGTCTCGTCATTTTCTACATCTATCCTACTGCTTTTTAAAATGCCATCATGACCGTGAGTAGTGTATGGGTCTAGTGCAATGTCTGCAATAATGCCAATATCCGGTACATTTGATTTTACAGCACAAATTGCTTTACAGATTAAATTGTCAGGATTGTACGCTTCCTCGGCGTTTTCAGATTTTAGTTTACTATCAACTACAGGAAAAATTGCAACAGCATTAATCCCCGAGTCCTTAGCTTTCTGAATTATAGAAATTAATCCATCTATTGAATAACATTTGATATCAGGTAAGCCAGAAATTGGCTCAATTGTTTCTTCTCCGTCATGAACAAATAAGGGAAAAATCAAATCATTTACTGATAAAGTGCTTTCACTTGTTAAATTGCGAATCCACTTGCCTGAGCGCCTACGCCTTAACCTTGTATTTGGGAAATTAAACATTGGATCCAGGCAAATTCCCAGTAAAAAGCAACACTCCTGAAATGAGTATTACCCAAAGTACCGATATTGGCAAAAATACTTTCCAACCAAGACGCATTAATTGATCATAACGATAACGAGGTATTGTAGCTCTAATCCAAACAAATATAAACAAAAGTACAACTATCTTCAAAACAAACCAGATTAAACTAGGAATTTTATACAGCAAACTAAGCTCTAATGGAGGATACCACCCTCCTAGAAAGAATATTGTCATCATAGCGCTTGCTAAAATCATATTTGCATATTCTCCCAAGAAAAAGAGAGCAAAAGGCATTGATGAATACTCGACGTTATACCCAGAGACGAGCTCTGCTTCAGCTTCTGGTAAGTCAAATGGGTGACGATTAGTTTCGGCAAGCAAAGAAATAAAAAATATTATTCCTATAGGCATTAGTAATAAATCAATCCAAAATGGCATATTATGTTTCGCTACCACCATCTCTCCAAGATTTAATGTGCCAGTTGTAATAACAACTGTAGCAACTATTAGACCTATTGAAACTTCATATGAAATCATTTGAGCAGCTGACCTTATAGCGCCAAGAAATGCATAATTAGAATTACTAGACCAGCCTGCAATAATAATGCCATATATTCCCAAAGAGGATATAGCTAGCACATAAAGCACTCCAACATTAATATTTGCTATTACCTTAGGGATTATTACCTGCTGTCCATTTTCTGTAATTATTTCAGCTCCAAATGGTATAACTGCCCAGGAAATTAATGCTAAAATAAAGGTGAGCATTGGAGCCATAATAAACAGTATGGTGTTTGCTCTAAATGGTATTATCGGCTCTTTAATTATCAATTTGATAGCATCTGCAAATGGCTGTAGTAGCCCAAATGGCCCTACTACACTTGGACCATGCCTTAGTTGAATTGCACCAATAACTTTACGCTCAAAGTACACTAAATATGCTACTGAAAGCAAAAGTGGAATAAGAAGAAAAAGAATATCAAATATCAAGTACATGCAACCCTAAATCAAAAAAATAGTTCATAATTGTGGCAATAAAAAATACAGCAAATGCTCTAGACACAAAAGACAATGTCCCTATTGAAATCAATAGGACAACACTTTTCTGTACAGCATTTAGCTTAATAGAATAGTAAAATGATATGCATATGAATGACACTAGTGACATCATAATTAAGATCATTGTGAGAGGCAAATAATTCCCTCTTCCCTCGGTAACTATAATAAATGTTATTGCCATCCATACATATCCTTCCGTAAATAGTGCAATAATATCATTGATAAAATCAACTAGCTTATAAACGAACTGTTTTTCTAATGTATTTTGTTCTTTACACAAAAATATAGAGTTTAATTTTCGTTGAAAATATACCAGAATTATTAGTAATAATGGTGTTAGAATAAATAAAATATTAAGTAGAGTGTTCATAAAAATTCTTAGTACAATCTGCCATTATTTTTGAAGCGCGACTTATTGAGTCTGTCATATAAAAATTACACTTTTTTAGAGTGAAAGAGATATTACTTAATTTTATTTCATCACAGGTAAT from Wolbachia endosymbiont (group B) of Parapoynx stratiotata harbors:
- the hemB gene encoding porphobilinogen synthase; protein product: MFNFPNTRLRRRRSGKWIRNLTSESTLSVNDLIFPLFVHDGEETIEPISGLPDIKCYSIDGLISIIQKAKDSGINAVAIFPVVDSKLKSENAEEAYNPDNLICKAICAVKSNVPDIGIIADIALDPYTTHGHDGILKSSRIDVENDETVSALCKQALVLAKAGCDIVAPSDMMDGRIGKIRKTLDDNNFQNVSILSYAVKYCSSFYAPFRQVVGSCASSNFIDKSGYQMDYRNAREAICEIEMDIDEGADFIMIKPGMPYLDVIKTASEKFNFPIFAYQVSGEYAMIKAAANNGWLDYNRVIYESLIGFKRAGASAIFTYAALDVAKNLVST
- the nuoH gene encoding NADH-quinone oxidoreductase subunit NuoH codes for the protein MYLIFDILFLLIPLLLSVAYLVYFERKVIGAIQLRHGPSVVGPFGLLQPFADAIKLIIKEPIIPFRANTILFIMAPMLTFILALISWAVIPFGAEIITENGQQVIIPKVIANINVGVLYVLAISSLGIYGIIIAGWSSNSNYAFLGAIRSAAQMISYEVSIGLIVATVVITTGTLNLGEMVVAKHNMPFWIDLLLMPIGIIFFISLLAETNRHPFDLPEAEAELVSGYNVEYSSMPFALFFLGEYANMILASAMMTIFFLGGWYPPLELSLLYKIPSLIWFVLKIVVLLFIFVWIRATIPRYRYDQLMRLGWKVFLPISVLWVILISGVLLFTGNLPGSNV